A window from Nitrospiraceae bacterium encodes these proteins:
- a CDS encoding farnesyl diphosphate synthase gives MNIKDYLEEKRIAVDRFLDQVSPQATTPPSTLHESMRYSLMAGGKRVRPILAIAAAEAVGTTPPGIMAIACSLEFIHTYSLIHDDLPCMDNDDFRRGKPTNHKVYGEAMAILAGDALLTMAFDLCSHPDLMKGCDPTRQVSLIQELAYGSGNMGMVGGQVFDIQAEHQDIDLPTLQNIHKHKTGMLIRAAVRMGAIAAGANDRQLDHLTGYAEDIGLAFQIADDVLNVTGTREELGKNPNTDAERGKKTYPTFYGVDGARTLADECVTRAINRLSSFGPAADPLREIARYITSRRS, from the coding sequence ATGAACATCAAGGACTATCTCGAAGAAAAGCGGATCGCAGTGGATCGGTTCCTAGACCAGGTGAGCCCGCAGGCCACCACGCCGCCTTCCACGCTTCATGAGAGCATGCGCTATAGCCTGATGGCGGGCGGCAAGCGGGTGCGCCCCATTCTGGCGATTGCCGCGGCGGAGGCCGTTGGAACCACCCCCCCGGGCATCATGGCCATCGCCTGTTCGCTGGAATTCATCCATACCTATTCGCTGATCCATGATGACCTCCCATGCATGGACAACGACGATTTTCGGCGCGGCAAACCGACCAATCACAAAGTCTATGGCGAAGCGATGGCGATTCTCGCCGGGGATGCGCTCCTCACCATGGCTTTCGATCTCTGTAGCCATCCGGACTTGATGAAGGGCTGCGATCCGACGCGTCAAGTGAGTTTGATTCAGGAACTGGCGTACGGGTCCGGCAATATGGGAATGGTGGGCGGTCAGGTCTTCGATATTCAGGCCGAGCACCAAGACATCGATCTTCCGACCCTGCAGAACATCCACAAGCACAAAACCGGCATGTTGATTCGTGCCGCTGTCAGGATGGGAGCGATCGCCGCCGGAGCCAACGACCGACAGTTGGATCATTTGACCGGGTACGCCGAGGACATCGGTTTGGCGTTTCAGATCGCCGACGATGTGTTGAATGTCACGGGCACGCGCGAGGAACTCGGGAAGAATCCCAACACCGACGCGGAACGTGGAAAGAAGACCTATCCGACGTTCTACGGCGTCGACGGGGCGCGGACACTCGCGGATGAATGCGTGACCCGCGCGATCAACCGGCTTTCCTCCTTTGGACCGGCTGCCGATCCCCTCCGAGAAATCGCGCGATATATCACGTCGCGGCGCAGCTAA
- the hpnA gene encoding hopanoid-associated sugar epimerase: MKALVTGASGFVGGAVARTLVQAGIDVRVLARPGSDPQNYAQLRVEAVEGELRNRDSLRRALTGCQQLYHVAAHYALWAKDPSIFYDVNVTGTRTLLETARDVGIERIVYCSTIGAIGLPPGGGLGTEETPVSLDQMAGHYKRSKYLAEQEVLKLAREGLPVVIVNPSAPVGVGDVRPTPTGQVIVDFMKGRMPAYIETGMNIVDVDDVAAGHLLAMQKGRIGERYILGNKNLMLDEVFEILSRLTGVKAPSIKLPRLAILPLAYVNEWISDLTGQPPRIPLEGVKMAKYKMHYDCSKAIKELGIPQTPPEVALEKAVRWFKSHGYA, encoded by the coding sequence ATGAAAGCCCTGGTCACCGGAGCATCCGGATTTGTCGGGGGTGCCGTCGCCCGTACACTCGTCCAAGCCGGTATCGACGTGCGTGTGCTTGCGCGCCCCGGCAGTGATCCACAGAACTACGCGCAACTCCGTGTCGAAGCCGTCGAAGGCGAGTTGCGCAATCGCGACTCTCTACGACGGGCCCTCACGGGGTGCCAACAGCTCTACCACGTGGCCGCTCACTACGCGCTCTGGGCGAAGGATCCTTCCATCTTCTACGATGTGAACGTGACCGGTACTCGCACGCTGCTGGAAACCGCGCGGGACGTTGGAATTGAACGGATTGTGTATTGCAGTACAATCGGCGCGATCGGCCTGCCACCGGGGGGCGGACTCGGCACCGAAGAGACTCCGGTGTCGCTCGACCAGATGGCCGGTCATTACAAGCGATCCAAATACCTGGCTGAGCAAGAGGTGCTGAAGCTTGCGCGAGAGGGCTTGCCGGTCGTGATCGTGAATCCCAGCGCACCGGTCGGCGTCGGTGATGTCCGACCAACTCCGACCGGGCAGGTCATCGTGGATTTCATGAAAGGCCGGATGCCGGCCTATATCGAAACCGGCATGAACATCGTCGACGTCGATGATGTCGCAGCCGGTCATCTGTTAGCGATGCAGAAGGGGCGGATCGGTGAGCGATACATCCTCGGGAACAAGAATCTCATGCTGGACGAGGTATTCGAGATCCTCAGCCGCCTCACTGGTGTGAAGGCGCCCTCGATCAAGCTTCCTCGGTTGGCCATCCTCCCGTTGGCATATGTCAACGAGTGGATATCCGACCTCACAGGCCAGCCACCGCGCATCCCCCTTGAAGGTGTGAAGATGGCGAAGTACAAGATGCACTACGATTGCAGCAAGGCAATCAAGGAATTGGGCATTCCACAAACCCCGCCCGAGGTCGCTCTGGAAAAGGCCGTGCGGTGGTTCAAGTCTCATGGCTATGCGTAA
- a CDS encoding carotenoid biosynthesis protein, with product MDLLARIIDTILFRPYVFVFLTAFILASIPLIGWPRTWRFWIISWATAFLCEFISTRIGIPFGWYDYTGSTVEQELYVSNIPLMASLSFSFLLYAAYCMALCLLLPIDHTSTSLRPSLIPLRFDPAARTSRPVFLLTSLLFALIDMVIDPLALRGDRWFLGKIYVYTDPGFHFGVPLSNYVGWVVVGLISLAIYFPIDRKLPAPPPHTNWSTTHRVLLGVGLYYVVLAFNLGVTFWISEWNMGLSGLLMCLPLTVWLVLRLTGCLRLLESPVIEHPTRPSGNRTRDFV from the coding sequence ATGGATCTTCTAGCCCGCATCATCGATACGATCCTCTTCCGGCCATACGTGTTTGTGTTCCTGACCGCGTTCATTCTCGCTTCCATTCCATTAATCGGCTGGCCACGAACCTGGCGCTTCTGGATCATCAGTTGGGCGACCGCCTTCTTGTGCGAATTTATTTCAACACGTATTGGGATCCCGTTCGGCTGGTACGACTATACCGGTTCAACCGTTGAACAGGAGTTGTATGTTTCCAATATTCCCCTTATGGCATCGCTCTCGTTCAGTTTTCTCCTCTATGCGGCTTATTGCATGGCGCTCTGCTTACTGCTCCCAATCGATCACACATCAACGTCTTTACGGCCATCCTTGATCCCGTTGCGCTTCGATCCGGCCGCACGGACAAGTCGGCCGGTTTTTCTCCTGACCAGCCTCTTGTTCGCCTTGATCGACATGGTGATCGACCCACTGGCACTACGAGGAGATCGTTGGTTCCTTGGCAAGATCTACGTCTATACCGATCCCGGGTTCCACTTCGGGGTGCCGCTCTCCAACTATGTCGGATGGGTGGTGGTCGGGTTGATTTCTCTCGCCATCTACTTTCCCATCGACCGAAAACTTCCCGCTCCTCCACCTCATACCAACTGGTCAACTACGCATCGGGTCCTTTTGGGTGTGGGACTCTATTATGTCGTCTTGGCCTTTAACCTCGGCGTGACCTTTTGGATCAGCGAATGGAACATGGGGCTCAGCGGTCTCCTGATGTGTCTTCCGTTGACTGTGTGGCTCGTCCTCCGTCTCACCGGATGCCTCCGCCTACTCGAATCCCCCGTGATCGAGCACCCCACCAGACCCAGTGGTAATCGGACCAGAGACTTTGTATAG
- a CDS encoding c-type cytochrome — protein sequence MRKKILVFIIVVGLGMIGAFGWMGYQLFTTGFSAKTEPHALEVLMARQIRHLAIPIEHRNKSNPVPLDTDVLKESLAHFADHCATCHGNDGGGQTPIGKNVYPKAPDLRLDDTQAMSDGELFWVIHNGIRFTAMPAWGEGEPEKDLDSWKLVHFIRHLPKLSTEELDRMKTLNPKTPKEVEEEAAFDKFLEGDDSAAGEADRGHHH from the coding sequence ATGCGGAAAAAGATCCTGGTCTTCATCATCGTGGTGGGCCTCGGAATGATAGGTGCCTTCGGGTGGATGGGCTATCAATTGTTCACGACCGGCTTCAGCGCAAAGACGGAACCCCATGCCTTGGAAGTCCTGATGGCACGGCAAATCCGCCACCTGGCCATTCCGATCGAACATCGAAACAAGTCGAATCCGGTACCATTAGACACCGACGTATTGAAGGAATCTCTGGCTCATTTCGCCGATCACTGTGCGACCTGTCATGGGAATGATGGCGGCGGCCAAACGCCGATCGGCAAGAACGTCTACCCGAAGGCGCCGGACCTCCGGCTGGATGATACACAAGCGATGTCCGACGGCGAACTGTTCTGGGTCATCCATAACGGCATCCGTTTCACCGCGATGCCGGCCTGGGGTGAGGGCGAGCCGGAGAAAGATCTGGACAGTTGGAAGCTGGTCCATTTCATTCGACACCTGCCGAAATTGTCGACGGAAGAATTGGATCGGATGAAGACGCTGAACCCAAAAACTCCAAAGGAAGTCGAGGAAGAAGCCGCCTTCGACAAATTCCTGGAAGGCGACGATTCGGCCGCAGGAGAGGCCGATCGCGGGCACCATCATTAA
- a CDS encoding DUF5666 domain-containing protein codes for MHRFILLILTSALILTAPLAWAHGTGQHVLGTVTVIDATHVEVKTPKGKTVDVRLNKQTRFREKGNPKGANLPAVGDRVVIEATRDDKALIATEVHFSPAKKPAAPAQ; via the coding sequence ATGCATCGGTTCATCCTGCTGATTCTCACGTCCGCCTTGATCCTCACTGCACCGTTGGCCTGGGCTCACGGAACCGGGCAGCACGTGCTCGGCACGGTCACCGTCATCGACGCCACTCACGTTGAAGTCAAGACTCCCAAGGGAAAGACCGTGGACGTCCGGCTCAACAAACAAACCCGGTTTCGCGAGAAAGGAAACCCGAAAGGAGCCAATCTACCCGCCGTCGGCGACCGTGTCGTGATCGAAGCCACCAGGGACGACAAGGCATTGATTGCAACTGAAGTCCATTTTTCTCCTGCCAAGAAGCCCGCAGCGCCGGCTCAGTAA
- a CDS encoding phage holin family protein produces MPIVHISRHASRSPFSGGLRAAFARLLITGVAVFLAITIVPGIEASTLSAGLAAVLVLTLLNLLVRPVLFVLTLPLIVLSLGLFLVVLNALLLEFTAYLVKGFSVDGFWPAVGGAIIISLVTTILNAWTVDHEPSEPQSFPQRPPTIINPDEGREP; encoded by the coding sequence ATGCCGATCGTCCACATCTCCCGCCATGCGTCCCGTTCCCCATTCAGCGGCGGCCTTCGCGCGGCGTTCGCGCGCCTTCTCATTACGGGCGTCGCAGTCTTTTTGGCGATCACGATCGTGCCCGGCATTGAAGCCAGCACGCTCAGCGCCGGTCTTGCGGCTGTCCTCGTCCTCACGCTGCTGAATCTGTTGGTGCGCCCAGTGCTCTTCGTGCTGACATTGCCGTTGATCGTGCTCTCGCTGGGATTATTTCTCGTGGTGCTCAACGCGCTTCTCTTGGAGTTCACCGCGTATTTGGTCAAGGGATTTTCGGTGGACGGGTTCTGGCCAGCTGTCGGGGGTGCAATCATTATCAGCCTGGTCACGACCATCCTGAATGCCTGGACGGTCGACCATGAGCCGAGTGAGCCTCAATCGTTCCCCCAACGCCCACCGACAATCATCAATCCAGACGAAGGACGTGAACCCTGA
- a CDS encoding ATP-binding protein, translated as MTVPSPNSKPNAETHLQRTLTGVLNELPVDAALAAIFHRDQGPLSDHVARGFSPRDIQAILRTLSAPAIGGSSPSSDQDGSRTMRLQLITPTAKSLLGAPLRHRNRTYGFLVIGRKETVSFTKKEKALMDQASEDVTKALDREGLFNLNLVLSRPYVANEPMTPTASAVEMFAAPASQLTPEVQEKIVAILMDAGQFVAYDRAWAGHYDPIAGGVEVLGIVGDQKGETKDGKKDLKVGQRLVLDGSAAGWAVRHRKPRVDHDLASTQGRFLDHKHLFKDRFQSSLVVPFFVRGQVGGTITLSSKEASRYQPTDARTLEPIILRLADVLQTPASTPAGPAPVTGGVDTPAGTAAPSSLEPMIRKQERHAAIGEFSAFLATEVREPLGSIRAQLEELTGEGILDFDPQTRVENAMRELMRVEAILNEILDFAKPLELIRRLCRIPEVIESALTVVGTDLEVTRIQVTKDYATQIAPVRGDESKLQQVFLSIFKNAVEAMSPGGHLHIQVTQHRAGRGLEDQILIKNDGVPIPAEIVDKVFEPFFTTKRAGTGLGLATVKKIVEEHGGSITIGSAPGEGTTVTIRLPGVSRGPAFRQRGRGRRPHHRR; from the coding sequence ATGACTGTCCCGTCACCCAATAGCAAACCCAACGCCGAGACACACCTTCAACGGACGCTTACTGGGGTCTTGAATGAGTTGCCCGTCGACGCAGCTCTGGCAGCCATCTTTCATCGCGACCAGGGCCCGCTCTCGGACCATGTGGCACGCGGATTCTCACCGCGTGATATTCAAGCGATTCTCCGGACCCTGTCGGCCCCCGCGATCGGGGGCAGCAGCCCCTCCAGCGATCAAGACGGCAGCCGGACGATGCGGCTGCAGCTGATTACTCCCACCGCCAAGTCTTTATTGGGTGCGCCGCTGCGCCATCGCAATCGGACATACGGGTTTCTCGTCATAGGCCGAAAAGAAACCGTGAGCTTTACGAAAAAAGAAAAAGCGTTGATGGATCAGGCCAGCGAGGACGTAACGAAGGCGCTCGATCGTGAAGGTCTGTTCAATCTGAATCTGGTGCTGAGCCGGCCGTACGTCGCGAATGAACCGATGACCCCGACGGCCTCCGCCGTTGAAATGTTTGCCGCACCGGCTTCCCAACTTACGCCGGAGGTGCAGGAGAAGATCGTTGCGATCCTCATGGATGCAGGACAATTTGTCGCTTACGACCGGGCTTGGGCCGGCCATTACGACCCGATCGCGGGGGGTGTTGAAGTACTCGGCATCGTCGGAGATCAGAAAGGGGAGACCAAAGACGGGAAAAAGGATCTGAAGGTGGGTCAGCGGCTCGTCCTGGACGGCTCAGCGGCCGGGTGGGCGGTCCGCCATCGCAAACCTCGTGTCGATCACGACCTGGCCTCGACCCAAGGGCGGTTTCTCGACCATAAACACCTCTTCAAAGACCGGTTTCAGTCCTCGCTCGTTGTACCGTTCTTCGTCCGTGGTCAGGTGGGTGGCACCATTACCCTCTCGTCAAAGGAGGCGAGTCGGTACCAACCGACGGACGCACGCACGCTTGAACCGATCATCCTTAGGCTCGCCGACGTCCTCCAGACTCCGGCTTCAACACCAGCCGGCCCAGCGCCGGTAACAGGGGGAGTAGACACCCCGGCAGGCACTGCAGCACCCAGCTCGCTGGAGCCCATGATCCGCAAGCAGGAACGCCATGCAGCCATCGGTGAGTTCAGTGCGTTTCTTGCCACGGAGGTTCGCGAACCACTGGGGTCCATCCGCGCACAATTGGAGGAGCTGACAGGCGAGGGTATTCTCGATTTCGATCCTCAGACGCGCGTGGAAAACGCCATGCGCGAACTCATGAGAGTGGAAGCCATCCTGAACGAAATATTGGACTTCGCCAAGCCGCTCGAGCTGATCCGCCGCCTCTGTCGAATCCCCGAGGTGATCGAGAGCGCGTTGACTGTCGTCGGGACCGATTTAGAGGTCACGCGGATTCAGGTGACAAAGGACTATGCGACACAAATCGCCCCTGTGCGCGGTGATGAATCCAAGCTTCAACAGGTATTCTTAAGCATCTTCAAGAACGCCGTCGAAGCTATGAGCCCAGGGGGGCACCTGCACATTCAAGTGACCCAACATCGAGCCGGCCGAGGTCTCGAGGACCAGATTCTCATCAAAAACGACGGGGTCCCGATCCCGGCAGAGATTGTCGACAAGGTCTTCGAACCCTTCTTTACGACGAAACGGGCAGGTACCGGCCTCGGTCTTGCCACCGTGAAGAAAATCGTTGAAGAGCATGGAGGATCGATCACCATCGGCAGCGCCCCTGGCGAAGGCACGACCGTAACGATCCGCCTCCCTGGCGTCAGCCGGGGCCCCGCGTTCCGCCAGCGCGGTCGCGGTCGCCGCCCCCACCACCGGCGTTAA
- a CDS encoding DNA-3-methyladenine glycosylase, whose protein sequence is MRRQPLSHAFFNRPTLTVARSLLGKYLVRKNGEGVIAGKIIEVEAYIGPQDKACHASKGRTARTDVLFGPAGTSYVYLIYGMYHCLNVVTEREEFPAAVLIRAIEIEGELIDGPGRLCRAMQIDRGLNRWNMTDGKQLWFEDRAVAVRKIDIGTFARIGVDYAGEWAKKPWRFRLNGTEKKNRKRSS, encoded by the coding sequence ATGCGACGCCAGCCACTCTCACACGCCTTTTTCAATCGCCCGACGCTGACGGTTGCGCGGTCGCTTCTGGGGAAATATCTGGTGCGTAAAAACGGGGAGGGAGTCATCGCCGGCAAGATCATCGAGGTCGAAGCCTATATCGGGCCTCAAGATAAAGCCTGTCATGCCTCGAAGGGGAGAACCGCTCGCACCGATGTCTTGTTTGGCCCAGCGGGGACCTCCTATGTCTATCTTATCTACGGCATGTATCATTGTCTAAATGTGGTCACCGAACGGGAGGAGTTCCCAGCGGCTGTGCTGATTCGGGCGATTGAAATCGAGGGGGAGCTGATTGACGGCCCAGGGCGATTGTGCCGGGCGATGCAGATTGACCGGGGCTTGAACCGATGGAACATGACTGATGGGAAACAATTGTGGTTCGAAGATCGAGCTGTCGCGGTGCGGAAGATAGATATAGGCACGTTTGCGCGCATTGGGGTCGATTATGCGGGGGAATGGGCCAAGAAACCTTGGCGGTTTCGGCTTAATGGAACTGAGAAGAAGAACCGGAAGCGGAGCTCGTAA
- a CDS encoding DUF4198 domain-containing protein, whose amino-acid sequence MTSVFHECKIMLVAVSILVAACPVNAHDVWITTDGDPAGNLRAMVHHGHPGDRETPDPDKLIEFDVFVDGQVTRSLLPGIKSASQDGIPILKTEPIAIEKGVVLLAIRYDSGYWVKTAHGYRNTSKQQVPSAEDSLLSVKFAKALVSTKPTARHTYGIVIGHRLEIVPLSDPFLAQPGDILKVRVHFDGTPLSGVGVEAGDGVTPMEEKDIPRYQTDKEGIAAVKIAKEGPQLLVVDYILSSIHPDLANRELYNATLSFVLPSK is encoded by the coding sequence ATGACGAGCGTGTTTCACGAATGCAAGATCATGTTGGTCGCTGTGAGCATCCTCGTCGCGGCGTGCCCCGTCAACGCACATGATGTGTGGATTACGACGGACGGAGATCCGGCGGGCAATCTGCGCGCGATGGTGCATCATGGGCATCCTGGAGATCGGGAAACGCCTGATCCTGACAAACTCATCGAATTTGATGTGTTTGTTGATGGTCAAGTGACGCGTTCACTGCTCCCTGGAATTAAAAGCGCATCTCAGGACGGCATTCCTATCCTGAAAACTGAGCCGATAGCGATCGAGAAAGGCGTTGTCCTCTTGGCCATACGCTACGACAGCGGGTACTGGGTTAAAACAGCTCATGGATATCGGAACACGAGCAAGCAACAGGTGCCTTCCGCCGAAGACAGTCTCTTATCCGTAAAGTTTGCCAAGGCCTTGGTGTCAACCAAGCCGACCGCACGTCATACGTACGGCATAGTCATCGGCCATCGGCTTGAAATCGTTCCACTCAGTGATCCGTTTCTCGCGCAGCCCGGAGATATTCTTAAAGTTCGGGTGCACTTTGATGGAACCCCATTGTCCGGCGTTGGAGTGGAGGCTGGTGATGGTGTTACCCCGATGGAAGAAAAGGATATTCCCCGGTATCAGACGGACAAGGAGGGGATTGCTGCCGTTAAGATTGCCAAGGAAGGACCACAGCTCCTCGTCGTCGATTATATTCTGTCATCTATTCATCCGGACCTCGCTAACCGCGAGTTGTACAACGCTACGCTGAGTTTTGTGCTGCCATCCAAGTAA
- a CDS encoding TonB-dependent receptor — protein MNGNKYVIKRQQIPTRYLGIGFCLLSVWLCIPYKIQAEDSPNPESDNQSRKELGEESDVAITLPEVIVSAEKAHAYRTESRTAVTSDAAALPAATTILDANDIRRTPIVNSYVDLFRPLPGFNVNNFGQGGIGNGIAIRGFTDLEHGRDVAYFIDGVPINEVSSIHTPNYADLNILIPETVDRLEVIRGPFSALYGDSNLGGSVNIVTKRFDSDGEVKGYGGYFNTGRGIVTYSQPRGPEGTIVPYLAAEGYTTDGYRDNQGYRRYNLFGKATAPTKFGDFTLRAQFYGGDWGAPGYINRDLVASGQLSPKTAVNPTDGGSKELQNLILNYALGDLDQAFTMTGFVTHDYFIRYADFGGGQRGQKEDRTTIGFTLRKTWTSRLFDLMPAQVFVGTNFRNDSVGATQMPTVGRVQSGPDVVNLNYTEQGLGEYIQAQLQPLPWIKLTGGTRYDHFWYNVDNHLPSTAGTMPDTGVWSPKAGLALTPVSWLEIFANYGEGFRSPSAADNIVSATAIKPIKLRSREVGIQLQPSPRVKFLADLWYTTLSQEVFQAAPGLDPQNLGSSIREGYDIEARYYVRQDRQGQASVFLNYTQIRAVLTDQSQAHAVFVPNVPAYIVKIGTDVDVPIGGQDSPHRGGGQLYLELIGKKNLTEDGIITTSPYQRISGRVFYGHQSGWTGFVDLIWYPSDRLSETAVNFGNPTGATSADIFVNPQAPFALMVGASYRFKTGG, from the coding sequence GTGAATGGAAATAAATACGTGATCAAGCGACAACAAATACCGACGCGATATCTAGGAATTGGATTCTGTTTGCTTAGCGTCTGGCTCTGTATCCCTTATAAGATTCAGGCGGAGGACTCCCCGAACCCGGAGTCGGACAATCAGTCACGAAAGGAACTTGGCGAAGAATCAGACGTTGCCATCACTCTTCCTGAAGTGATTGTGTCCGCTGAAAAGGCGCACGCGTATCGAACTGAATCAAGAACGGCTGTGACATCGGATGCAGCGGCCTTGCCGGCAGCCACTACCATTCTGGATGCGAATGATATCCGACGGACACCTATTGTGAACAGTTATGTCGATTTGTTCCGTCCGCTTCCCGGATTTAACGTGAACAACTTTGGTCAAGGCGGCATCGGCAATGGCATCGCGATTCGGGGCTTCACGGACTTGGAGCATGGACGCGATGTGGCCTATTTCATTGACGGGGTTCCGATCAATGAAGTGTCCAGCATCCATACGCCGAACTATGCTGATCTCAATATTCTGATTCCTGAAACAGTCGATCGACTAGAGGTGATTCGAGGACCGTTCAGCGCCTTGTACGGGGACTCGAATTTAGGGGGGTCGGTAAATATCGTGACAAAGCGGTTTGACTCGGATGGGGAAGTGAAAGGCTATGGTGGGTATTTTAACACTGGCCGTGGAATCGTGACGTATAGTCAACCCCGTGGACCAGAAGGCACGATCGTGCCCTATTTGGCAGCTGAGGGATATACGACCGATGGATATCGGGACAACCAAGGGTATCGACGCTACAATCTGTTCGGCAAAGCGACCGCACCGACCAAGTTTGGAGACTTCACGCTGCGAGCCCAATTCTATGGTGGCGACTGGGGCGCGCCGGGGTACATCAACCGGGACTTGGTGGCCTCGGGGCAGTTGAGCCCCAAGACGGCCGTCAATCCGACTGATGGAGGCAGTAAAGAATTGCAAAACCTCATCCTGAACTATGCATTGGGCGATCTGGACCAGGCCTTTACGATGACGGGCTTTGTGACGCACGATTACTTTATCCGCTATGCCGATTTCGGCGGTGGACAGCGGGGACAGAAGGAAGACCGCACCACCATCGGATTTACGCTCAGAAAAACCTGGACCTCTCGGTTATTTGATCTCATGCCTGCTCAGGTCTTCGTGGGAACGAATTTTCGAAACGATTCGGTAGGCGCGACTCAAATGCCAACTGTCGGTCGCGTACAGAGCGGCCCGGATGTCGTGAATCTCAATTATACAGAGCAGGGTTTGGGTGAATATATCCAGGCTCAACTTCAACCACTGCCATGGATCAAGCTGACCGGCGGCACCCGGTACGATCATTTTTGGTATAACGTCGACAATCATCTTCCCAGCACAGCAGGTACCATGCCTGACACGGGGGTTTGGAGTCCAAAAGCTGGTTTGGCGCTGACCCCAGTCTCGTGGCTGGAAATCTTTGCGAATTACGGCGAAGGATTCCGATCGCCGAGCGCCGCCGATAATATTGTGAGCGCCACGGCCATCAAACCGATCAAACTGCGAAGCCGAGAAGTTGGCATCCAGCTCCAACCATCTCCTCGGGTGAAATTTTTGGCCGATCTGTGGTACACGACGCTCAGCCAAGAGGTTTTCCAAGCCGCCCCCGGACTGGACCCCCAGAACCTTGGGAGTTCGATCCGCGAAGGATACGATATCGAGGCCCGTTATTACGTTCGCCAGGACAGGCAGGGCCAAGCCTCCGTGTTTCTCAACTATACCCAGATTCGTGCGGTTCTCACGGACCAGTCTCAGGCTCATGCGGTATTCGTCCCCAACGTACCAGCCTATATCGTCAAGATTGGCACCGATGTTGATGTGCCCATTGGGGGTCAAGACTCTCCCCATCGTGGTGGTGGGCAGTTGTACCTAGAGCTCATCGGGAAAAAGAATTTGACGGAAGACGGGATAATAACCACCTCGCCATACCAACGCATATCCGGGCGGGTGTTTTATGGTCACCAGAGTGGATGGACGGGGTTCGTCGACCTGATCTGGTATCCGTCGGACCGGTTGAGTGAAACGGCCGTGAACTTTGGGAATCCGACAGGCGCCACCTCCGCGGATATTTTCGTCAACCCTCAAGCTCCATTTGCGTTGATGGTCGGCGCAAGTTACCGATTCAAGACCGGTGGGTGA
- a CDS encoding DUF3842 family protein, producing MQVCVIDGRGGGLGSRLVAGLQTELGNTHHIVALGTNTIAAAAMKRAGAADVGVGSRAITETVPAMDVIVTSLNFLLPGAMLGEVTPEIVQAILGARAKKVLLPVNRARLEIMGIQGQTMDGLIDQTIFRIRTLLQQASLV from the coding sequence ATGCAGGTGTGCGTCATCGACGGGCGAGGCGGAGGGCTTGGCTCCCGGCTGGTTGCCGGCCTTCAGACTGAACTGGGGAACACGCACCATATTGTCGCGTTGGGCACCAATACCATCGCCGCGGCGGCGATGAAACGGGCCGGCGCAGCAGACGTCGGCGTCGGGTCACGCGCCATTACTGAAACAGTGCCTGCAATGGACGTAATCGTCACGTCATTGAATTTTTTGCTGCCGGGCGCCATGCTCGGCGAAGTTACACCGGAGATTGTCCAAGCAATTCTGGGCGCACGGGCCAAGAAGGTTCTGTTGCCGGTCAATCGGGCCAGGCTTGAGATCATGGGAATCCAAGGTCAAACCATGGATGGCTTGATCGATCAAACTATCTTCCGCATTCGGACTCTTCTGCAGCAGGCTTCGCTCGTCTGA
- the nikR gene encoding nickel-responsive transcriptional regulator NikR: MKQLVRFGVSLDHHLLDDFDRHIQRRKYTNRSEALRDLIRDNLVGQEWNEDKETVGTITFVYDHHVRDLTRKLTHIQHDFQGHIMAGMHVHLDHDHCLEVLVAKGKGSEIRKVADALVSVKGVKHGKLTMTTTGKGLV; encoded by the coding sequence ATGAAACAACTCGTACGGTTCGGGGTGTCGTTGGATCATCATCTGCTAGACGATTTCGATCGACACATTCAGCGCCGAAAGTACACCAACCGGTCGGAGGCTTTGCGGGACCTCATCCGTGACAACCTCGTCGGCCAGGAATGGAATGAGGACAAGGAAACGGTCGGGACGATCACATTCGTCTATGATCATCACGTCCGCGATCTCACCAGAAAGTTGACGCACATTCAGCACGATTTCCAAGGCCATATTATGGCCGGGATGCACGTGCATCTCGACCATGACCATTGTCTCGAAGTGTTGGTGGCCAAAGGCAAGGGGTCTGAAATCAGAAAAGTGGCGGATGCGCTCGTCAGCGTGAAAGGTGTGAAACACGGCAAACTCACGATGACGACGACTGGGAAGGGGCTGGTCTAG